The proteins below are encoded in one region of Mus caroli chromosome 10, CAROLI_EIJ_v1.1, whole genome shotgun sequence:
- the Mknk2 gene encoding MAP kinase-interacting serine/threonine-protein kinase 2 isoform X2 yields MVQKRTAELQGFHRSFKGQNPFELAFSLDPAQHGDSDFSPQCEARPDMPSSQPIDIPDAKKRGRKKKRCRATDSFSGRFEDVYQLQEDVLGEGAHARVQTCVNLITNQEYAVKIIEKQLGHIRSRVFREVEMLYQCQGHRNVLELIEFFEEEDRFYLVFEKMRGGSILSHIHRRRHFNELEASVVVQDVASALDFLHNKGIAHRDLKPENILCEHPNQVSPVKICDFDLGSGIKLNGDCSPISTPELLTPCGSAEYMAPEVVEAFSEEASIYDKRCDLWSLGVILYILLSGYPPFVGHCGSDCGWDRGEACPACQNMLFESIQEGKYEFPDKDWSHISFAAKDLISKLLVRDAKQRLSAAQVLQHPWVQGCAPENTLPTPLVLQR; encoded by the exons ATGGTGCAGAAGAGAACAGCCGAACTTCAGGGCTTCCACCGTTCGTTCAAG GGGCAGAATCCTTTCGAGCTGGCCTTCTCCTTAGACCCCGCCCAGCACGGGGACTCTGACTTCAGCCCACAGTGTGAAGCCCGACCTG ACATGCCTTCCAGCCAGCCCATTGACATCCCAGATGCCAAGAAGAGAGGCCGAAAAAAGAAGCGCTGTCGCGCTACTGACAGCTTCTCAGGCAGGTTCGAAG ATGTCTATCAGCTGCAGGAGGATGTGCTGGGGGAAGGTGCTCACGCTCGTGTGCAGACCTGTGTCAATCTCATCACCAACCAGGAATATGCTGTCAAG ATCATTGAGAAGCAGCTGGGCCACATCCGCAGCAGGGTGTTCCGGGAGGTGGAGATGCTGTACCAGTGCCAGGGACATAG GAATGTTCTAGAACTGATTGAGTTCTTTGAGGAGGAGGACCGTTTCTACCTGGTGTTTGAGAAGATGCGTGGCG GATCCATCCTAAGCCACATCCATAGAAGGCGCCACTTTAACGAGCTGGAGGCCAGCGTGGTGGTACAGGACGTGGCCAGTGCCCTGGACTTCCTGCATAACAAAG GCATCGCCCACAGGGACCTAAAGCCAGAGAACATCCTGTGTGAGCACCCCAACCAG GTCTCTCCAGTGAAGATCTGCGATTTCGACCTTGGCAGTGGTATCAAACTCAATGGAGACTGCTCCCCCATCTCCACGCCAGAGCTGCTCACCCCG TGTGGGTCAGCTGAGTACATGGCCCCAGAGGTGGTGGAGGCCTTCAGTGAAGAGGCCAGCATCTACGACAAGCGCTGCGACCTGTGGAGCCTGGGCGTCATCCTCTACATCCTGCTTAGTGGCTACCCGCCCTTCGTGGGCCACTGTGGCAGCGACTGTGGCTGGGACCGTGGGGaggcctgccctgcctgccag AACATGCTGTTTGAGAGCATCCAGGAGGGGAAGTATGAGTTCCCTGACAAGGACTGGTCCCACATCTCCTTCGCTGCCAAAGACCTCATCTCCAAGCTGCTGGTCCGAGATGCCAAGCAGAGGCTGAGTGCTGCCCAAGTCCTGCAGCACCCCTGGGTGCAGGGG TGTGCCCCAGAGAACACCCTACCGACACCCTTGGTTCTGCAGAGGTGA
- the Mknk2 gene encoding MAP kinase-interacting serine/threonine-protein kinase 2 isoform X1, translating to MVQKRTAELQGFHRSFKGQNPFELAFSLDPAQHGDSDFSPQCEARPDMPSSQPIDIPDAKKRGRKKKRCRATDSFSGRFEDVYQLQEDVLGEGAHARVQTCVNLITNQEYAVKIIEKQLGHIRSRVFREVEMLYQCQGHRNVLELIEFFEEEDRFYLVFEKMRGGSILSHIHRRRHFNELEASVVVQDVASALDFLHNKGIAHRDLKPENILCEHPNQVSPVKICDFDLGSGIKLNGDCSPISTPELLTPCGSAEYMAPEVVEAFSEEASIYDKRCDLWSLGVILYILLSGYPPFVGHCGSDCGWDRGEACPACQNMLFESIQEGKYEFPDKDWSHISFAAKDLISKLLVRDAKQRLSAAQVLQHPWVQGCAPENTLPTPLVLQRNSCAKDLTSFAAEAIAMNRQLAQCEEDAGQDQPVVIRATSRCLQLSPPSQSKLAQRRQRASLSATPVVLVGDRA from the exons ATGGTGCAGAAGAGAACAGCCGAACTTCAGGGCTTCCACCGTTCGTTCAAG GGGCAGAATCCTTTCGAGCTGGCCTTCTCCTTAGACCCCGCCCAGCACGGGGACTCTGACTTCAGCCCACAGTGTGAAGCCCGACCTG ACATGCCTTCCAGCCAGCCCATTGACATCCCAGATGCCAAGAAGAGAGGCCGAAAAAAGAAGCGCTGTCGCGCTACTGACAGCTTCTCAGGCAGGTTCGAAG ATGTCTATCAGCTGCAGGAGGATGTGCTGGGGGAAGGTGCTCACGCTCGTGTGCAGACCTGTGTCAATCTCATCACCAACCAGGAATATGCTGTCAAG ATCATTGAGAAGCAGCTGGGCCACATCCGCAGCAGGGTGTTCCGGGAGGTGGAGATGCTGTACCAGTGCCAGGGACATAG GAATGTTCTAGAACTGATTGAGTTCTTTGAGGAGGAGGACCGTTTCTACCTGGTGTTTGAGAAGATGCGTGGCG GATCCATCCTAAGCCACATCCATAGAAGGCGCCACTTTAACGAGCTGGAGGCCAGCGTGGTGGTACAGGACGTGGCCAGTGCCCTGGACTTCCTGCATAACAAAG GCATCGCCCACAGGGACCTAAAGCCAGAGAACATCCTGTGTGAGCACCCCAACCAG GTCTCTCCAGTGAAGATCTGCGATTTCGACCTTGGCAGTGGTATCAAACTCAATGGAGACTGCTCCCCCATCTCCACGCCAGAGCTGCTCACCCCG TGTGGGTCAGCTGAGTACATGGCCCCAGAGGTGGTGGAGGCCTTCAGTGAAGAGGCCAGCATCTACGACAAGCGCTGCGACCTGTGGAGCCTGGGCGTCATCCTCTACATCCTGCTTAGTGGCTACCCGCCCTTCGTGGGCCACTGTGGCAGCGACTGTGGCTGGGACCGTGGGGaggcctgccctgcctgccag AACATGCTGTTTGAGAGCATCCAGGAGGGGAAGTATGAGTTCCCTGACAAGGACTGGTCCCACATCTCCTTCGCTGCCAAAGACCTCATCTCCAAGCTGCTGGTCCGAGATGCCAAGCAGAGGCTGAGTGCTGCCCAAGTCCTGCAGCACCCCTGGGTGCAGGGG TGTGCCCCAGAGAACACCCTACCGACACCCTTGGTTCTGCAGAG GAACAGCTGTGCCAAAGACCTCACGTCCTTTGCGGCTGAGGCCATCGCCATGAACCGGCAGCTGGCCCAGTGTGAGGAGGACGCTGGGCAGGACCAGCCTGTGGTCATCCGAGCTACCTCACGCTGCCTGCAGCTGTCCCCACCCTCCCAGTCCAAGCTGGCCCAGCGGCGCCAGAGGGCTAGCCTGTCGGCCACCCCTGTGGTCCTTGTGGGGGATCGTGCATAA